The nucleotide sequence CAGCGCGATGGCCGAAGGCGAACGCGCGGCCCCGACCTATGCTGGCGTGCTGTCGTTCATGCGCCGGCCTTACACGCGCGATCTCACCGGCGTCGATGTTGCCGTTTCCGGCGTGCCGCTCGATCTCGCCACCACGTTCCGCTCAGGCGCACGCTTTGGTCCGGCTGGAATGCGTGCCGCCTCCGTGCAATTGGCCGAACTCGGCGCCTACCCGTGGGGCGTCAATCCGTTCGATCACCTGAATGTGGTCGATTACGGCGACTGCTGGTTCGACGCACACAATCCACTCGGCATACGCGACGCTATCGTCGCGCATGCGCGCAAAATCCTCGCGACGAACGCCCAGATGCTGACGTTCGGAGGCGACCACTACATCACCTGGCCGCTCTTGATCGCGCACGCGGAAAAATACGGCAAGCCGTTGAGCCTGATTCATTTCGACGCGCATTGCGACACGTGGCCGGACGACAACCGCGACTCGCTGAACCACGGCTCGATGTTCTACAAGGCGATCCGCGAAGGATTGATCGACCCGGCGCGCTCGGTTCAGATCGGCATCCGCACCTGGAACGACGACTTCATGGGCGTGCGCATTCTCGACGCGCCGTGGGTCCATCGACACGGCACGCAGGCGGTGGTCGACGAAGTGCTGTCGATCGTCGGCAACTCGCCCGCCTATCTGACCTTCGATATCGACTGCCTGGATCCAGCCTTCGCGCCGGGTACCGGCACGCCTGTGGCAGGGGGGCTGAGTTCGGCGCAGGCACTCGCGATCGTGCGTGCGCTGGGCGACGTCAATCTGATCGGCGCCGACGTGGTCGAAGTCGCACCGGCCTATGACCACAGTGACGTGACCGCACTCGCCGCGGCGCACATCGCTGCCGACATTCTGTGCCTGATGCGCCACAGAAAACTCGTGCGCCACCGCTACGCCTGATTTCCTGACCGACGACCCGACACGACTCTGCGGACACCACCATGTTGAAACCTGTGACGAGACAGCTTTTTGCCGCGACGCTCTTCTGCGCGCTGGGCGCTGCGAAGGCCGCCGACGACCGGCAGCTCAATCTGTACAACTGGGCCGATTACATAGCTAAGGATACCGTACCGAATTTTGAAAAGGAATTTGACATCCACGTCCGATATGACGTCTACGACGGCGACGAGACGTTGCAGGCCAAGCTGCTGACCGGATCGACGGGTTACGACGTCGTCGTGCCCACATCCAACTTCCTTGCACGGCAGATCGCCGCGGGCATTTACCAGAAGCTGGACAAGTCGAAGCTGCCGAACCTCGCGAATCTCGACAAGGACTTGTTGAAGCTCGTTGCGGACGCCGACCCCGGTAATCAGTACGCAGTGCCATGGGCATGGGGCACAACCGGACTCGGCTACAACGTGACACGCGTGCAGAAGATTTTGGGCAACGATGTGCCACTCGACAGCTGGGACGTGCTATTCAAGCCGGAGTACGTGAGCAAGCTCAAGACTTGCGGGGTATCGGTGCTCGATGCGCCGGCAGATGTATTCGCCGTAACGCTGCACTATCTCGGCAAGGACCCAAATAGTACTGTGCCGGCTGACTACCAAGCCGCTTACGAAACACTGAAGAAAATTCGCCCCTTCATCACGCAATTCAACGCGACGAGCTACATCAACGATCTGGCGGGCGACGACATCTGCTTTGCGCTCAGCTGGTCGGGCGACGTGTCGATGGCAAGTCATCGCGCAGAGGAAGCGAACAAGCACTTCGAGATCAAGTACTTCATACCGAAAGGCGGTGCGCCGGTGTGGTTCGACATGATGGCGATTCCGAAGGACGCACCGCACACGCAGGCAGCGCTCGAGTGGATCAATTACATCGAGCGCCCGGAAGTGCACGCGGCGATTACGAATGAGGTGTTCTATCCGAATGCCGATGCCGCGGCGCGTAAATTCGTCCGCCCGGATATTTTGAACAACCCTACCGTTTACCCACCGCCCGACGTGCTGAAGACGCTATTCCTCATGAAGCCGTTGCCGGCTGAGATCAAGCGGCTTGAGAGCCGGCTTTGGGCACAGTTGAAGTCGGGCGGATAAGCCAACGCAGGCTGCCCAAAGCCCGGCTACATTGGCACCAGACGCTGTTTAGGTCATGTGGACGACCGTTTGGTATCTCGAGGATTCGCCCGCCAGCGCGAGCTGACATTCGTGGTCGCGCAGGTTGCGCAACTGGTTCACACGGATTCCAAGCTCGCGAGCAATCTGCGCCTTTGGTTTCTCGCCCAGCGCCGCCAGCCGAACCGCTTCCAGCTTGAATTCCCGGCTATACCGCTTGTATTCCTTGCGTTCCATGAGACACCTCGCAGAGCTAGTATGCCCCTTTCAAGGTGTCCACCGAACGTGGGTAAGATCAGAGCGACCAAGCGCCTCTTGCCGGAACCTCCGGCGCGGCTAGATCGATCGCAGCAGGCCTCCATCGCACGCTATTGCCTGCCCGGTAACGTATGCGGCAGGTTCAGACGCGAGAAAAGCCGCCAGCGCCGCGAATTCCTCCGGCCGCCCCATGCGCCCCGCCGGCACCTGGTTCGCCACCTGATCGTCGTCCACGCCGATTTCCTGCAAACGCTCCGTGGCCGTGAAGCCCGGCAGCAGCGCGTTCACCGTGATGCCGTCCGCGGCGACCTCACGACTCAGCGCATTCACGAGCCCGTGCAGCGCGGGACGAATCACGTTGGAGAGGATGAGCCCCGGATGCGGCTCGAGCGCCGCGACCGACGTGACGATCAGGATGCGCCCCCAGCGCCGCGCCCGCATGTCGGGCAGGCAGGCGCGAATGAGACCGACCGCGCTCAGGAAGAGACTATCGACGGCGCCTTCCCACGCGAGATCGTCGACCGCTTCGAACGTGCCGACCGGCGGCCCGCCCGTGTTCACAACCAGCACGTCGACGCCGCCCAGCCGCGCGATCACGTCCTGGGCGAGGCGCGCCGATGCGCCCTTCGGCGTGAGATCGGCGGCAAAGGCCGTGGCTCCGATTTCCGCGGCGACCTTGGCGAGCCGCGCTTCGTCGCGCGCACACACTGCGACGCTGGCGCCTTCGGCGCGTAATGCGCCGGCGACAGCGCGACCCAGACCGCGCGACGCCCCCGTCACGAGCGCGCGCTTCGATTCCAGTCCAAGCTGCATGTTGCTGCTCCTTGATAGCCCAGAGATAACCGGTCGGCGCCGAACGTGGCGCCGTCGTCAGCGTCCGCCGACGTCCGGCTCAATTTCAAACACCGCATCGACGACGATCACGCCGTTGAGCGGCAACGCCGCAACGCCCACACAGGTGCGCACGTGCCGCCCGCGCTCCCCGAAGATGTCAACAATCAGGCCCGAACAGCCGTCCATCGCGGCGGGCTGGTCCGTGCAGTCCGGCGTCGAGTTCACGTAGCCCGTCATGCGCAGGCAATGCGTCACACGGTTCAAGGTGCCACCGCACGCGTTGCGGACGTGCGCGAGGATGTTGAGGCCGCAAAGCCGCGCCGCGTCACGCGCGTCGTCGAGCGTCGCGTCGTCGCCGAGCTTGCCGCGATGCCGCAGCGCGCCGTTCTCGAAGCTCAGTTGCCCGGACACGTGGACCTGGTTGCCCGATACGAGCGCCGGGACGTAGTTGTACAGCGGCTTCGGCGCCTGCGGCAGCTGCACGCCGAGCCGCGCGAGGCGTCCATCGAAATCCTCGATCATCGATCTCCTCCCTGACCTGCGCCCGTCCTGCGCCATCACGGCTCGAAACGGCACGTCATGCTTCCGAACGCACCATAGTCGACCGTCACTTCGTCGCCTGGCTCAATGCTGAGCGGCGTCATGCATGTGCCGGTGGTGACGAACTGATCCGGTGTCAACGCGAGCTGCAAACGGGAAAGCTCGTTGACGAGCCACGTCAGCGCGATGTACGGATCGCCGAGCACGTTCGCGCCCTCGCCTTCGCGCTCGTACTGCCGCGCGCGGCCGGCCACCGTCGCACGAACGCGATGCGCCGCGAGGTCGATGCCCTGCCACGTCCCCGATGCACGTGGGCCGAGCACGAAGACGTGCGCGCACGCGTTATCCGCGATCAGCTGGGCTTCGCCCGCCGTCACGAAATCGGCAAAGCGTGAATCGGGAAACTCGATGCCGAGATACAGGGCGGCCACCGCCTCCCTGACCTCGTCGATCACGTAAGGCTGCGCGCGCGGCGTCAGCGGACGGCCCACGCGAAACACGAACTCGGGCTCCGCGACCTTCATGCGGTTGCCCGCCATCGACAGGTGCGCGCCGTTAGCATGGACGCGCTCGACCAGAATGCGCCCCGCGAGCGGACCGTCGACGTTGATGTGCCGCTGGCCCGCCACGCTCGTCGCCGCGATCTTCCATCCCGCCGGCGGCGCCGGGGAATGTGCCGCGAGACGGGCCTGAACGGCGTAGCCCTCCGCGCGGTCGCGTGGGCGCAGCCCATCGGGCAAGGCGTCGATAACGCGCCCTTCGTGCCAGGCGCGCCACAGCAGGTCGGAAGCGGCCTCGATATCAATGGTCATACAACGATCTCCCAACGTGGACCGAATCCACATGATTCGTCATCCGAAATGATCAGGACGATGGCTTGCCTCGACGCGCATGCGGCGCGTGATCTACACGTAGATCTCCCCCGCCATGTAAGTGGCGGCATGGCCGCTGATGATGACGCGATCGCCCACCACCTCGCAACCCACCTGCCCCTTGCGCACCCCGCCCTGCTGCGCCGTCAGGATCGGCTTGCCGAGGCGCGACGCCCAGTACGGCGCGAGCCACGCGTGGGCCGCGCCAGTGACGATGTCCTCATCGACGCCGACCTTCGGCCCGAACCAGCGCGAGACGAAGTCGAACGCCTCGCCACGCGCGGTCACGCTGACGCCGAACTTCGTGCACTCGCGCAGCGCCGCGAAGTCCGGGGCGAGCCGCGCGATTTCCGCTTCCGAATCGACGACGACCACGTAATCGCGCGCCTCGAGCACTTCGGCCCGCTCGATCCCGAGCGCGGGCAGCAACGCCGGCGGCGGCGTGCAGGGTCGTGGCATCGTGCCGGGGAAATCCATCGCGAGTTGGTCGACTGCGCGGCGCACGCGAAGCTCACCGCCGCGCGTGCTGAACTGCAACAGGTCCTCGGGGACGGACAACTCATTGAACAGCACCCACGACGTGGCCAGCGTCGCGTGCCCGCACAGATCGACTTCCACCTGCGGCGTGAACCAGCGCAACTGGTAACGGCCGCCGTGCCCCACGAAATAGGCGGTTTCGGCGAGATTGTTCTCGGCGGCGATGGCCTTGAGCATCTCGTCGGGCAGCCAGCTTTCCAGCGGGCAGACCGCGGCGGGATTGCCCTCCAGTGTCCTCGAGGAGAATGCGTCGACCTGAAAGATCCTGAGCTTCATTCCGGGTTCCTTGTGAGCGGGCACAGTGCGCCTCGCGGCGGCATCGTGAATCGTCGGGTGCAAATGAATTCTACAAATTGTAGAACTTGTCGTCAAATTGGATAAAAGTGACGTATACCCTTAGCGTTGCCATGCGGGCGACGTCATGCGCAAGTCAGCGGTCGAGCAATGCGAGGTTCTCGGCGTTGTAGCGCAGTCCCGCCGTCGCGCCCTGCGGCATGGCTGCATCGAGCGCGGCCATGTCCCCGTCGCTGAGCAAGACCTGCGCCGCGCCCAGATTCTGTTCGAGGCGCGCGATCTGCCGCGTGCCGGGAATCGGCACGATGTCGCCGGCGCGATGAAGCAGCCACGCAAGCGCGATCTGCGCCGACGGCACACCCTTCGCAGCCGCAATCGCATGCACGGCCTCTGCCGCGCGCATGTTCGCGTCGAAGTTCGCGCCTTGCAGACGCGGATCGTTCGTGCGGCGGAAATCGCCTTCCGGCCAGGCCTCGGCGCGCTTCGCGCTGCCTGTCAGAAAGCCCCGCCCAAGCGGACTGAACGGCACGAGCCCGATGCCGAGTTCGTGCAGAGTAGGGATGACTTCTGTTTCGATGGCGCGCTCCCATAGCGAATATTCGCTCTGCAACACCGAGACGGGATGCACGGCGTGCGCGCGCCGGATCGTCCCAGGACTGGCCTCCGACAGCCCGAAGTAGCGCACCTTGCCCTCGCGCACGAGCGCGGCGACGGTGTCGGCGACCTTCTCGATCGGCACGGCCGGGTCCACGCGATGTTGATAGAGCACGTCGATGTAGTCGGTCTGCAGCCGCGCGAGCGAAGCGTTGACGACTTCGCGAATGTGCGACGGACGGCTGTCGGTCGCGCCGTGCTCGGGATGCCCTATCGCAAAGCCGAACTTGGTGGCGATCTGCACGGCATCGCGCCGCCCCTTCAGCGCTCGCCCGAGCAGCGCCTCGTTGGTGTAGGGCCCGTAGACCTCCGCGGTGTCGAAGAACGTGCAGCCGAGGTCGATCGCGCGATGAATGACCTCGACCGACGCCGCTTCGTCAGCCGTCCCGTACTCGCACGACATGCCCATGCAACCGAGTCCGATCGCGGAAACCTCGAGTCCCTGCTGTCCCAGCTTGCGGCGTGGAATCAACATGATGCCCCTCCAGAAATGATGGCCGGTGCGCTGCCGTCCCACGCCAGGCCTTTGTCGAGTCGGACGGATCCGCACAGTCTAGGTCTCGCACCGCAGGAATACCGACCAAATTAACGACTCCTTCGAGCCTCCGCTAGCACGTTTGAACCACGAATCCGTGCCTAGCCGCTCCGAAGCGCGCCGCGATGCGCCCTGTCCTACGCGGCCTCGCCTGTGCGCGCCGTTTGCCCTAGGGTTAATCCCGAATTTCTACAATTTGACTAATATTTCGACAATTCATAGACTTTTGTCGAAAGAGGAGGTGTCACCTTTGCCGCACACGGTTTGCCAACGTTCGTAACTGGAGATGGGAAATGAAGATGCACAAAAGTTTGCGGCTCGTCATGGGTACGTCCCTGCTCGGACTCTGTCTCGGCACGGCACGGGCGCAGGAGGTCGTGACGGTCGGTGCAGCGAATCCGCTTACCGGCAGTCTCGCCGCGATGGGCAAGGACGCCGAGAACGGCGCGCGGCTCGCGGTCGAGGAGATCAACGCGTCGGGGCTCACCATCGGCGGACGCCCGGTGACGCTCAAGCTCGAGGGCAAGGACGACGCCGCCGACCCGCGAACCGCCACGACGGTCGCGCAATCGCTCGTGGACGACAACATCGTCGCGATCATCGGCCACCTGAATTCGGGCGCGTCGATTCCCGCTTCGAAGATCTACAGCGGCTCGGGCATCGTGCAGATCTCGACGGCCACGAATCCCGCGTACACACAGCAGGGCTTCAAAACGACGTTCCGCGCAATGGCGACGGACGCACAGCAAGGCCCGGCACTCGCTTCCTACGCCGTCGACACGCTGCACGCGAAACGCGTGGCTGTCGTCGACGATGCGACCACCTACGGACAAGGCCTCGCCGACCAGTTCAGCCAGGCCGTCAAGGCGAAGGGCGTCGAGGTCGTGTCGCGCGATGCGACCAACGATCACACCATCGACTACCGGGCGATCCTCACGCGCATCAAGGGCGAGAAGCCCGACGTCATCATGTTCGGCGGCGCGGACGCCGGCGCGGGTCCCTTCGTCAAACAGGCACAGCAGCTCGGCATCGTGGCGCAGATCGTCGGCGGCGATGGCATCTGCACCGAGAAGCTCGCCGAGCTCGCAGGCCCGGCATCGCGCAACGTTGTGTGCTCCGAGGCCGGCGCAGCGCTCGACAAGATGCCGGGCGGCCCCGCATTCAAGGTGCGTTACGAGAAGCGCTACGGCCAGCCGATCCAGGCGTATGCGCCGTACAACTACGACGCCGTCTATGTCGTCGTTGATGCGATGAAGCGCGCCAACTCAATCGACAAGGCCAAAATCCTCGCGGCCATGCCGTCGACCGACTACAAGGGCGTGACGGGTGAAATTGCCTACGAGCCGAACGGCGATCTCAAGCACGGCGTCATTTCGATCTTTACCTACGTAAACGGCAAGCAGAAGCTGCTCATCGAAATGCAGCCGCAATGACGGGGAAACCGACATGAGCATCGAGCGCTATGCACACGCTCTCCCGCTGCCGCTCTCGAAAGCCGTTCGCGCGGGTGGCTTCCTGTTCCTGTCCGGCGTCGTCGCGCTCGACGCCGACGGCAAGCTCGTCGACGGCGACATCCGCACGCAGACGCTCGTCGTGCTTCAGACGATCGAGCAGACGCTGAAGGCGCTCGGGCTCGCCATGGACGACATCGTGAAGACGACCGTCTGGCTCGCCGATCTCGGCGAATCGGCGCCGTTCAATGACGAGTATGCGAAGTTCGTCGGCGCCGCGCCGCCGGCGCGCTCGGCCTTGGAAGCGCGGCTCTATGGCGGCGCGCGTGTCGAGATCGAGGTGCAGGCCTGGGCCGGGTGAATGAACGACAGGCGCAGGCCGCGCCGGCTGTATCAGCTGGCCGCGTCGCTGCGCTGGCGCAGCGCCTCGAGATAGTTGTAGATCGTATGGCGCGATACGTTCAGCGCGAGCGCCGCGCGCTCGACGCCGCCCTTGACGATGAAGAGGCCACGGCGCGTCATCACCTGCACCGCGTAGATCTTCTCCTCCTTGTTCATCATGGACACCGGCTTGCCGAGCTTGTGAACGGCGTCGTCGATGATCTCCTTCATCAGCACGTCGAGCTGCGGCTCGGTGGTCGCCACCGGCTCCTCGGCCGGCTTGCGATTGAGCAGTCGTTCGAGCCAGTTGTGCGCCATCTCGAACATCGTCATGTCGGCGTTCAGGCAGAGCGCGGAGAACGGATAGCCCTCGGCGTCGCGGAAGATCACCGTGGACGAGCGCAGCGGCTGGCCCGACGCATTCTCGGTCGGATAGTCGCCGATGATCGCGTGGCCGGGCTCGCCACGCGCCGAGCGCGCATCCATGACCGCCGCGTACGAGACGTCGCCCTTCGGTCCGCGCAGTGCCGAGCTGCCGACCGAGCGTCCCGTCACGTGCCCGTTGACGATGCTGACGACCGAGTCTTCCGGATGCGTCAGATCATGCAGCGCCACTTCAACGTTCGAGCCGAGCACGCTGCCGAGCAGTTGCACGACCGGATGCAGCGCGTTCATCACGGCCGTGCGCTCGGCCTGGATCTCGGGCGACAACGCGCGGCGGCGCCGGCTCGCGGACGCCGAGGAAGAAGAGGATCTCGTGGCCATCGCTGCTGTATGGAAAAGGACCTGCCGATGTACGGGTTGGGGTGTCGGCGTCATGACCCTCACGAGGAACATCGGGGGCCTTGTCGGTGCGCCTATTGTAGCGCCGACCCGTCGCCGTCCGGCGATGGGCGTCCGTTTCGCCGGCACGTTCTGGAGAACCTGACATGCAAGACAACGAGCAACTGGACCGCATCGATCTGCGCATCCTGCGTGAGCTGAGCGTCGACGGCCGCATGAGCTGGCGCGATCTCGCCGAGAAGATCCATCTCTCGCTGACCCCGACGCTGCGCCGAGTGCGCCATCTCGAAGAGCGTGGCTATATCCACGGCTACGTGGCCCGGCTCGACGAAGCGCGGCTCGTCGGCAAGATGACGGTCTTCGTCTGCGTCACGCTCGACAACCAGTCAGAGGCCACGATCGCGCGCTTCGAGGAGCAGGTCGGCCTCGCGCCCGAAATCATGGACTGCTTCCTCGTGACAGGCGATGCCGACTACACGCTGCGCGTCGTCGTCCGCGATCTCGATGCCTATCATGCGTTCCTCACGCGCTCGCTCACGCGCATTCCAGGCGTCGCGCACATCAAGTCGAGCTTCGCGCTCAAGACCGTGCTGATGCGCGCCGTGCCGCTGATCTGAGGCGGCCACGCACCCGGACGACCTTAAACGCGCTCGGCGAGCCTCGCGCGATGGCGCTCGCGCACTGGCCGCGCGGCTTCGTACTGGCGCGCCTTGACCACGCCGAAGCCACGTGTCGAGGCTGGTACGTTTAGCAGCGCAACGGCGGCGTCGAGCGTCGCGGGCGTCAGCCGCTCGATCGCGAGGCGGACATCCTCTTCGAACTCGCGGATCAGCGCGCGTCCGATCACGCGGTCCCGCTGACGGCCGAACGGATCGAGCAGTGTGCGGCGCAGCGCTTTGCCGTGCCTGAGCACACGCAGCAGCGGCTCGACCCAGAAGCCGCGCAGCGCAATCTTGTTGCGGCGTCCCGTGCGGGCGTCACGGCGCGTGAGCAACGGCGGCGCCATATGGAAGACCTTCTGGCCGGTTCTGTCGAAGAGCCCGGCAAGCCAGGCGCTAAAGCTGCCGTCGATATGCAGTCGCGCCACTTCGTACTCGTCCTTGTAGGCGAGCACCTTGAAGTAGTGACGCGCCGCGGACTCGGCAAGCAGGCCGACGGCTCCGACGCTCCGGCGCTCCGGCGCTCGACATCACGAACACGTTCCACGAACGCGAGATAGCGGCGCCCGTAGGCCGCGTTCTGATAACGCTCGAGATCGCCAACGCGATCGGCCACGAAGCGTTCAAGGTCGAATGGATCGTCCGCGGCCTTTTCGGGTCCGCTCACACGCCCGAGCACAGCGGGATCGTTCCAGACCGAACGGCAACGCATCGAGGCGGAACTCGCGCGGGCCGCCGAACACCTGGCCGCGCTCGAGTCGCTGCGCGAGCGCCTGCTCACGGACTTGTCACAGGAACGCGAAGCCCGGCAGCACGCTGCTGCGGAAGCCGCGGCGCTCATCACTTTGATAGAGCAGCAGCGGCAGATGCTCGCGCGGGTCGGCGCGGAGTCAGTCAATGGAAGGGGCAAGGCGACCGCTGCGCGGCCAGCCCCCCACCGCACGGCCAGAGCAATTAAGACAGCCCCCAGCACGCCCACGAGGAAGGCACGATGAACCCCTCCAGTGCGCCCGGTC is from Paraburkholderia flagellata and encodes:
- a CDS encoding DUF6537 domain-containing protein: MLAESAARHYFKVLAYKDEYEVARLHIDGSFSAWLAGLFDRTGQKVFHMAPPLLTRRDARTGRRNKIALRGFWVEPLLRVLRHGKALRRTLLDPFGRQRDRVIGRALIREFEEDVRLAIERLTPATLDAAVALLNVPASTRGFGVVKARQYEAARPVRERHRARLAERV
- the speB gene encoding agmatinase, whose amino-acid sequence is MAEGERAAPTYAGVLSFMRRPYTRDLTGVDVAVSGVPLDLATTFRSGARFGPAGMRAASVQLAELGAYPWGVNPFDHLNVVDYGDCWFDAHNPLGIRDAIVAHARKILATNAQMLTFGGDHYITWPLLIAHAEKYGKPLSLIHFDAHCDTWPDDNRDSLNHGSMFYKAIREGLIDPARSVQIGIRTWNDDFMGVRILDAPWVHRHGTQAVVDEVLSIVGNSPAYLTFDIDCLDPAFAPGTGTPVAGGLSSAQALAIVRALGDVNLIGADVVEVAPAYDHSDVTALAAAHIAADILCLMRHRKLVRHRYA
- a CDS encoding helix-turn-helix transcriptional regulator, translated to MATRSSSSSASASRRRRALSPEIQAERTAVMNALHPVVQLLGSVLGSNVEVALHDLTHPEDSVVSIVNGHVTGRSVGSSALRGPKGDVSYAAVMDARSARGEPGHAIIGDYPTENASGQPLRSSTVIFRDAEGYPFSALCLNADMTMFEMAHNWLERLLNRKPAEEPVATTEPQLDVLMKEIIDDAVHKLGKPVSMMNKEEKIYAVQVMTRRGLFIVKGGVERAALALNVSRHTIYNYLEALRQRSDAAS
- a CDS encoding PhzF family phenazine biosynthesis protein, which encodes MKLRIFQVDAFSSRTLEGNPAAVCPLESWLPDEMLKAIAAENNLAETAYFVGHGGRYQLRWFTPQVEVDLCGHATLATSWVLFNELSVPEDLLQFSTRGGELRVRRAVDQLAMDFPGTMPRPCTPPPALLPALGIERAEVLEARDYVVVVDSEAEIARLAPDFAALRECTKFGVSVTARGEAFDFVSRWFGPKVGVDEDIVTGAAHAWLAPYWASRLGKPILTAQQGGVRKGQVGCEVVGDRVIISGHAATYMAGEIYV
- a CDS encoding branched-chain amino acid ABC transporter substrate-binding protein yields the protein MKMHKSLRLVMGTSLLGLCLGTARAQEVVTVGAANPLTGSLAAMGKDAENGARLAVEEINASGLTIGGRPVTLKLEGKDDAADPRTATTVAQSLVDDNIVAIIGHLNSGASIPASKIYSGSGIVQISTATNPAYTQQGFKTTFRAMATDAQQGPALASYAVDTLHAKRVAVVDDATTYGQGLADQFSQAVKAKGVEVVSRDATNDHTIDYRAILTRIKGEKPDVIMFGGADAGAGPFVKQAQQLGIVAQIVGGDGICTEKLAELAGPASRNVVCSEAGAALDKMPGGPAFKVRYEKRYGQPIQAYAPYNYDAVYVVVDAMKRANSIDKAKILAAMPSTDYKGVTGEIAYEPNGDLKHGVISIFTYVNGKQKLLIEMQPQ
- a CDS encoding 2-keto-4-pentenoate hydratase; its protein translation is MTIDIEAASDLLWRAWHEGRVIDALPDGLRPRDRAEGYAVQARLAAHSPAPPAGWKIAATSVAGQRHINVDGPLAGRILVERVHANGAHLSMAGNRMKVAEPEFVFRVGRPLTPRAQPYVIDEVREAVAALYLGIEFPDSRFADFVTAGEAQLIADNACAHVFVLGPRASGTWQGIDLAAHRVRATVAGRARQYEREGEGANVLGDPYIALTWLVNELSRLQLALTPDQFVTTGTCMTPLSIEPGDEVTVDYGAFGSMTCRFEP
- a CDS encoding transposase codes for the protein MERKEYKRYSREFKLEAVRLAALGEKPKAQIARELGIRVNQLRNLRDHECQLALAGESSRYQTVVHMT
- a CDS encoding aldo/keto reductase: MLIPRRKLGQQGLEVSAIGLGCMGMSCEYGTADEAASVEVIHRAIDLGCTFFDTAEVYGPYTNEALLGRALKGRRDAVQIATKFGFAIGHPEHGATDSRPSHIREVVNASLARLQTDYIDVLYQHRVDPAVPIEKVADTVAALVREGKVRYFGLSEASPGTIRRAHAVHPVSVLQSEYSLWERAIETEVIPTLHELGIGLVPFSPLGRGFLTGSAKRAEAWPEGDFRRTNDPRLQGANFDANMRAAEAVHAIAAAKGVPSAQIALAWLLHRAGDIVPIPGTRQIARLEQNLGAAQVLLSDGDMAALDAAMPQGATAGLRYNAENLALLDR
- a CDS encoding polyamine ABC transporter substrate-binding protein, with the protein product MLKPVTRQLFAATLFCALGAAKAADDRQLNLYNWADYIAKDTVPNFEKEFDIHVRYDVYDGDETLQAKLLTGSTGYDVVVPTSNFLARQIAAGIYQKLDKSKLPNLANLDKDLLKLVADADPGNQYAVPWAWGTTGLGYNVTRVQKILGNDVPLDSWDVLFKPEYVSKLKTCGVSVLDAPADVFAVTLHYLGKDPNSTVPADYQAAYETLKKIRPFITQFNATSYINDLAGDDICFALSWSGDVSMASHRAEEANKHFEIKYFIPKGGAPVWFDMMAIPKDAPHTQAALEWINYIERPEVHAAITNEVFYPNADAAARKFVRPDILNNPTVYPPPDVLKTLFLMKPLPAEIKRLESRLWAQLKSGG
- a CDS encoding Lrp/AsnC family transcriptional regulator — protein: MQDNEQLDRIDLRILRELSVDGRMSWRDLAEKIHLSLTPTLRRVRHLEERGYIHGYVARLDEARLVGKMTVFVCVTLDNQSEATIARFEEQVGLAPEIMDCFLVTGDADYTLRVVVRDLDAYHAFLTRSLTRIPGVAHIKSSFALKTVLMRAVPLI
- a CDS encoding RidA family protein, whose translation is MIEDFDGRLARLGVQLPQAPKPLYNYVPALVSGNQVHVSGQLSFENGALRHRGKLGDDATLDDARDAARLCGLNILAHVRNACGGTLNRVTHCLRMTGYVNSTPDCTDQPAAMDGCSGLIVDIFGERGRHVRTCVGVAALPLNGVIVVDAVFEIEPDVGGR
- a CDS encoding RidA family protein; the encoded protein is MSIERYAHALPLPLSKAVRAGGFLFLSGVVALDADGKLVDGDIRTQTLVVLQTIEQTLKALGLAMDDIVKTTVWLADLGESAPFNDEYAKFVGAAPPARSALEARLYGGARVEIEVQAWAG
- a CDS encoding SDR family oxidoreductase, whose translation is MQLGLESKRALVTGASRGLGRAVAGALRAEGASVAVCARDEARLAKVAAEIGATAFAADLTPKGASARLAQDVIARLGGVDVLVVNTGGPPVGTFEAVDDLAWEGAVDSLFLSAVGLIRACLPDMRARRWGRILIVTSVAALEPHPGLILSNVIRPALHGLVNALSREVAADGITVNALLPGFTATERLQEIGVDDDQVANQVPAGRMGRPEEFAALAAFLASEPAAYVTGQAIACDGGLLRSI